One Kribbella sp. NBC_00662 genomic region harbors:
- a CDS encoding low molecular weight protein-tyrosine-phosphatase: MHVEIVCTGNICRSPMAEVVLRAKLADAGIGDVEVTSSGTGGWHVGDRMDPRAAAALRRRGYDGSAHRARQFERAADLTLAMDSGHVAELRRRGTTAQLFAADDVPDPYYGEDEGFDEVLAQIEKAADQWVGRLAHPA, translated from the coding sequence GTGCACGTCGAGATCGTCTGTACCGGGAACATCTGCCGGTCGCCGATGGCCGAGGTGGTTCTGCGGGCCAAGCTCGCCGACGCCGGGATCGGCGACGTCGAGGTGACCAGCTCAGGCACCGGCGGCTGGCACGTCGGCGACCGGATGGACCCGCGCGCCGCGGCCGCACTGCGCCGGCGCGGGTACGACGGCAGCGCGCACCGGGCTCGTCAGTTCGAGCGCGCCGCGGACCTCACGCTCGCCATGGACTCGGGACATGTCGCCGAGCTGCGTCGCCGGGGTACGACGGCGCAGCTGTTCGCGGCTGACGACGTACCGGATCCGTACTACGGCGAGGACGAAGGCTTCGACGAGGTCCTCGCACAGATCGAGAAGGCGGCCGACCAGTGGGTCGGCCGCCTCGCTCACCCGGCCTAG
- a CDS encoding phage holin family protein, producing the protein MKNLIIRLLANAVALAVASWLVAGITLQGATTGRRVLTLLIVAAIFGVVNAIVKPVVKVLSFPLLILTLGLLTFVINALMLWLTSWITGKLDVQFHVDGFWAALFGALIITVVGMIINIVLPDKAEVH; encoded by the coding sequence ATGAAGAACTTGATCATCAGGTTGCTGGCCAACGCGGTCGCGCTGGCGGTCGCGAGTTGGCTGGTCGCCGGCATCACGCTGCAGGGCGCGACCACCGGCAGGCGCGTGCTCACGCTGCTGATCGTCGCCGCGATCTTCGGCGTCGTGAACGCGATCGTGAAGCCCGTGGTGAAGGTGCTGTCCTTCCCGCTGCTGATCCTCACCCTCGGTCTGCTGACCTTCGTGATCAACGCCCTGATGCTGTGGCTGACGTCCTGGATCACCGGCAAGCTCGACGTCCAGTTCCACGTCGACGGCTTCTGGGCCGCACTGTTCGGCGCGCTGATCATCACCGTCGTCGGCATGATCATCAACATCGTCCTGCCGGACAAGGCCGAAGTTCACTAG
- a CDS encoding Lrp/AsnC family transcriptional regulator has translation MLDELNTRILDELIADPRLRTTELARRLGVSTPTVRERVARLEESGVIRGYRVDIDPAALGRPVAAWVRLRPGPNQIPRIIELAGRTPEVVECHRISGEDCFLMRVQVAEIAALEDVLDRFLVHGQTTSSFIVSTPVPPRSVPLSAG, from the coding sequence ATGCTGGATGAGCTCAATACTCGAATCCTGGACGAGCTGATCGCGGACCCCCGGTTGCGGACCACTGAGCTGGCCCGCCGGCTGGGCGTCTCCACGCCGACCGTGCGGGAGCGGGTGGCGCGGCTGGAGGAGTCTGGCGTGATCCGCGGGTACCGCGTCGACATCGACCCGGCGGCGCTCGGTCGTCCGGTCGCCGCCTGGGTGCGGCTGCGGCCGGGGCCGAACCAGATCCCGAGGATCATCGAGCTGGCCGGTCGTACGCCGGAAGTCGTCGAGTGCCACCGGATCTCGGGTGAGGACTGCTTCCTGATGCGCGTCCAGGTCGCCGAGATCGCCGCCCTCGAGGACGTTCTGGACAGGTTCCTGGTGCACGGGCAGACCACCAGCTCGTTCATCGTCTCGACGCCGGTCCCGCCGCGCTCGGTGCCGTTGTCCGCTGGGTGA
- a CDS encoding ABC transporter substrate-binding protein, with protein sequence MQRKTNRKALAALVIAGALALSACGGGGAAAPKKGEDKPVDSLKFYNDKGGWKDAFTQVGAASKKDIGVGMEPVGYSDSNTYTAFIRSSFRTKEKADLFTWHTGKELQDLVDQKLVADTTDQWTKAVADGNIPEQLKQYFTYGDKQYCVPLNAGYWVMYYNKAVFKKAGITQTPKTWAELTQVADKVKAIGVKPFYQTNILFSFVWFETLLAGKDPDLYDKLAAGQAKYTDPGVVDVMNEWKKMIDAGDFSDPGSKTEPQAQLKNGDVAMINFGTWFSGNLNTLKMKAGTDYDFFVIPNVNPSLPKTSMIFETGPVCSAAASDHASTVKKWTDWWVTPQAQTAWANSRGDLSFNPKAEVKDPGLAALNKDVGGDGYRLINRWFEATPVPVANKALEVFGAFVTKPGDPMPGLQKIQAEADAYWAKQK encoded by the coding sequence ATGCAACGCAAGACCAACCGGAAGGCGCTGGCTGCCCTGGTGATCGCCGGCGCGCTCGCGCTGTCCGCCTGTGGAGGCGGCGGGGCGGCTGCTCCGAAGAAGGGCGAGGACAAGCCGGTCGACTCGCTGAAGTTCTACAACGACAAGGGTGGCTGGAAGGATGCCTTCACCCAGGTCGGCGCGGCCAGCAAGAAGGACATCGGCGTCGGTATGGAGCCGGTCGGGTACTCCGACTCGAACACGTACACCGCGTTCATCCGGTCGTCGTTCCGGACCAAGGAGAAGGCGGACCTGTTCACCTGGCACACCGGCAAGGAGCTTCAGGATCTGGTGGACCAGAAGCTCGTCGCCGACACCACCGACCAGTGGACCAAGGCGGTTGCTGACGGCAACATCCCGGAGCAGCTCAAGCAGTACTTCACCTACGGCGACAAGCAGTACTGCGTGCCGCTGAACGCCGGCTACTGGGTGATGTACTACAACAAGGCCGTCTTCAAGAAGGCCGGTATCACGCAGACGCCGAAGACGTGGGCCGAGCTGACCCAGGTCGCGGACAAGGTCAAGGCGATCGGCGTGAAGCCGTTCTACCAGACCAACATCCTGTTCTCGTTCGTCTGGTTCGAGACGCTGCTCGCGGGCAAGGACCCCGACCTGTACGACAAGCTCGCGGCCGGCCAGGCGAAGTACACCGACCCCGGTGTGGTCGACGTGATGAACGAGTGGAAGAAGATGATCGACGCCGGAGACTTCAGCGACCCGGGCTCGAAGACCGAGCCGCAGGCGCAGCTGAAGAACGGCGACGTCGCGATGATCAACTTCGGCACCTGGTTCAGCGGCAACCTGAACACGCTGAAGATGAAGGCCGGCACCGACTACGACTTCTTCGTGATCCCGAACGTGAACCCGTCGCTGCCGAAGACCTCGATGATCTTCGAGACCGGACCGGTGTGCTCGGCCGCGGCGAGCGACCACGCGTCGACGGTGAAGAAGTGGACCGACTGGTGGGTCACGCCGCAAGCGCAGACCGCGTGGGCGAACTCCCGTGGCGACCTGTCGTTCAACCCGAAGGCGGAGGTCAAGGACCCAGGTCTGGCGGCGCTGAACAAGGACGTCGGCGGTGACGGGTACCGGCTGATCAACCGGTGGTTCGAGGCGACGCCCGTACCTGTCGCGAACAAGGCGCTCGAGGTGTTCGGCGCGTTCGTGACCAAGCCGGGTGACCCGATGCCGGGCCTGCAGAAGATCCAGGCCGAGGCGGACGCGTACTGGGCCAAGCAGAAGTGA
- a CDS encoding pyrophosphate--fructose-6-phosphate 1-phosphotransferase — MAADKSVRRVALLTAGGLAPCLSSAVGGLIERYTEVAPDVEIIAYLNGYHGLLSGRFLDVTPEVREKASLLHKFGGSPIGNSRVKLTNTADLVKRGLIQDGQNALQVAAERLVADGVDVLHTIGGDDTNTTAADLAAYLHEHDYDLTVVGLPKTIDNDVIPIRQSLGAWTAAEQGALFARNIIAEHSSNPRMLIVHEVMGRNCGWLTAATAQAYQQWVDEQEWNPGIGLDKAGWSVHAVYVPEATIDLDAEAERLRKVMDSEDCVNIFLSEGAGVPSIVAELEARGEDVPRDPFGHVKLDTINPGAWFAKQFAERIGAEKTMVQKSGYFSRSAASNDRDLALIKECTDYAVDAALRGESGVVGHDEERGDELRAIEFPRIAGGKEFDPTVDWFVSLKSGIGQS; from the coding sequence ATGGCTGCCGACAAGTCTGTCCGCAGAGTTGCCCTGCTCACCGCCGGCGGGCTCGCGCCCTGCCTGTCGTCCGCCGTCGGCGGGCTGATCGAGCGCTACACCGAGGTGGCGCCCGACGTGGAGATCATCGCCTACCTGAACGGGTACCACGGCCTGCTCAGCGGCCGCTTCCTCGACGTGACGCCGGAGGTGCGGGAGAAGGCGTCGCTGCTGCACAAGTTCGGCGGCAGCCCGATCGGCAACAGCCGGGTGAAGCTGACCAACACCGCCGACCTGGTCAAGCGGGGCCTGATCCAGGACGGGCAGAACGCCCTCCAGGTCGCCGCCGAGCGGCTGGTCGCGGACGGCGTCGACGTCCTGCACACCATCGGCGGCGACGACACCAACACGACGGCAGCCGACCTCGCGGCGTATCTGCACGAGCACGACTACGACCTGACCGTGGTCGGCCTGCCGAAGACCATCGACAACGACGTGATCCCGATCCGGCAGAGCCTGGGTGCGTGGACCGCGGCCGAGCAGGGCGCGCTGTTCGCCCGCAACATCATCGCCGAGCACAGCTCGAACCCGCGGATGCTGATCGTCCACGAGGTGATGGGGCGGAACTGCGGATGGTTGACCGCGGCAACGGCGCAGGCGTACCAGCAGTGGGTCGACGAGCAGGAGTGGAACCCGGGGATCGGTCTGGACAAGGCCGGTTGGTCGGTGCACGCCGTGTATGTGCCGGAGGCAACGATCGACCTGGACGCCGAGGCCGAGCGGCTGCGCAAGGTGATGGACTCCGAGGACTGCGTCAACATCTTCCTGTCCGAGGGCGCCGGCGTGCCGTCGATCGTGGCCGAGCTGGAGGCGCGTGGCGAGGACGTCCCGCGGGACCCGTTCGGGCACGTGAAGCTGGACACGATCAACCCGGGCGCCTGGTTCGCCAAGCAGTTCGCGGAGCGGATCGGCGCCGAGAAGACGATGGTGCAGAAGAGCGGGTACTTCAGCCGCTCGGCCGCGTCCAACGACCGCGACCTCGCGCTGATCAAGGAGTGCACCGACTACGCCGTCGACGCGGCGCTGCGCGGTGAGAGCGGTGTGGTCGGCCACGACGAGGAGCGCGGCGACGAGCTGCGCGCGATCGAGTTCCCGCGGATCGCGGGCGGCAAGGAGTTCGACCCGACGGTCGACTGGTTCGTCAGCCTGAAGTCGGGGATCGGCCAGAGTTAG
- a CDS encoding TIGR03560 family F420-dependent LLM class oxidoreductase yields the protein MKFGVFVPQGWRMDLVELTDPVEQWEAMTAVAKAADAGPWDSIWLFDHFHTVPEPVRETVFEMWTTTAALARDTSRVNLGQLVGCNGYRNPALVAKLAATVDVASHGRMYAGLGAGWSEHEWKAYGYPWTSQKERMGSFVESVELIHRLWTEDDVVFEGQYHSVDKPYVVPRRKPKLWIGGGGERVTLRLVAKYGDACNFGTGRVDVIKKKLAILRQHCEDVGRDYDEIIKSTSLNVFPIEAGADPVTATAKARGRYSLDEFLEIGSGGTSHVLAEVVTTKELSEHIEQLAEAGVDYVISYIPGVAYDHEPMQRYAEDVVQQFS from the coding sequence ATGAAGTTCGGAGTGTTCGTACCGCAGGGCTGGCGGATGGATCTGGTCGAGCTGACCGATCCGGTCGAGCAGTGGGAGGCCATGACCGCCGTTGCCAAGGCGGCGGACGCAGGTCCGTGGGACTCGATCTGGCTCTTCGACCACTTCCACACCGTCCCGGAGCCGGTCCGCGAGACCGTCTTCGAGATGTGGACCACGACAGCCGCTCTGGCCCGTGACACCTCGCGGGTGAACCTCGGCCAGCTCGTCGGCTGCAACGGGTACCGCAACCCCGCACTGGTCGCCAAGCTGGCCGCCACTGTCGATGTGGCGAGCCACGGCCGCATGTACGCCGGACTGGGCGCCGGCTGGTCCGAGCACGAGTGGAAGGCCTACGGCTACCCCTGGACGAGTCAGAAGGAGCGGATGGGGTCGTTCGTCGAGTCCGTCGAGCTGATCCACCGGTTGTGGACCGAGGACGACGTGGTGTTCGAGGGGCAGTACCACTCGGTCGACAAGCCGTACGTCGTGCCACGGCGCAAGCCCAAGCTCTGGATCGGTGGCGGCGGTGAACGCGTCACATTGCGACTAGTTGCAAAGTACGGCGACGCCTGCAACTTCGGCACCGGCCGCGTCGACGTGATCAAGAAGAAGCTCGCGATCCTCCGGCAGCACTGCGAGGACGTCGGCCGCGACTACGACGAGATCATCAAGTCGACCAGCCTCAACGTGTTCCCGATCGAGGCCGGCGCGGATCCGGTGACCGCGACAGCCAAGGCCCGCGGACGGTACAGCCTGGACGAGTTCCTGGAGATCGGCTCCGGCGGAACGTCCCACGTGCTGGCGGAGGTGGTCACGACGAAGGAGCTCAGCGAGCACATCGAACAGCTGGCCGAGGCAGGGGTCGACTACGTCATCTCCTACATCCCCGGCGTCGCGTACGACCACGAGCCGATGCAGCGCTACGCCGAGGACGTCGTGCAGCAGTTCAGCTGA
- a CDS encoding DMT family transporter, whose product MTTLAEAPPRTALATGAAAVTVVLWASSFVAIRHVGTEISAGALSLARLGLGSIFLGALLFTRRAPAVRRWPTRRDWLPLIACGVLWFGVYNIALNEAERRLDAGTSAMLVHIAPLLIAVLAGLGLGEGFPRQLVIGGLVAFAGIVIIGTSTSSGRAETWGVVLCVVAAISYAVGVVTQKPLLSRLPAAEVTWLACTIGAVVCLPFAPTLVDELGTADASTIWWVVYLAAFPTALGFTTWAFALRRTSAGRMGVTVYAVPVVAIVLGWLFLGETPAVLALAGGALCLTGVAISRRTA is encoded by the coding sequence GTGACAACCCTCGCAGAAGCCCCGCCCCGGACCGCTCTCGCGACCGGCGCCGCCGCCGTGACCGTCGTCCTGTGGGCCTCGTCCTTCGTCGCGATCCGGCACGTCGGCACCGAGATCTCGGCGGGCGCGCTCTCGCTGGCCCGGCTCGGACTCGGCAGCATCTTCCTCGGCGCGCTTCTCTTCACCCGTCGCGCGCCCGCCGTACGCCGGTGGCCGACCCGTCGTGACTGGCTGCCGTTGATCGCCTGCGGCGTGCTGTGGTTCGGCGTCTACAACATCGCCCTCAACGAAGCCGAGCGGCGCCTCGACGCCGGTACGTCGGCCATGCTCGTCCACATCGCCCCGCTACTGATCGCCGTACTCGCGGGCCTGGGTCTTGGCGAAGGTTTCCCGCGGCAGTTGGTGATCGGCGGTCTGGTCGCGTTCGCAGGCATCGTCATCATCGGTACGTCGACCTCGAGCGGCCGCGCCGAGACCTGGGGCGTCGTGCTCTGCGTCGTCGCCGCGATCTCCTACGCCGTCGGAGTGGTCACGCAGAAGCCGCTGCTGAGCCGACTGCCCGCCGCTGAGGTCACCTGGCTGGCCTGCACCATCGGCGCGGTCGTCTGCCTGCCCTTCGCCCCCACGCTGGTCGATGAGCTCGGCACTGCCGACGCGTCGACGATCTGGTGGGTCGTGTACCTGGCTGCCTTCCCCACCGCTCTCGGCTTCACCACCTGGGCCTTCGCGCTCCGCCGTACCAGCGCGGGCCGCATGGGCGTGACGGTGTACGCCGTACCGGTTGTGGCGATCGTGCTCGGCTGGCTGTTCCTGGGCGAGACCCCTGCCGTGCTTGCGCTGGCCGGCGGGGCGCTGTGCCTGACCGGAGTCGCAATCTCCCGGAGGACCGCATGA
- a CDS encoding carbohydrate ABC transporter permease, with amino-acid sequence MTSTIERPPVKVRASTQRPDRTGARMAPLFGLPAAGVVALLLYLPFLWTTYVSFTQYDGLASPVWSGLANYKAMFSDPDLTGALVNTLLWVVGMVTLPVVLGLLIAVLTYGHKWGTWLRLPFLLPYAISGVAVGVIWGFVLQPDGALGQALGFFGLPGAHTGWLQAGPGNTLMMIVAVTWQAAGVNALLFVVGLQSIPGEPLEAARLDGAEGFSLFRHHLWPQLRPITTVVIGLSIVGSLKTFDVVWVMTQGGPGTSSETLALSMYKETFVLNDYGQGAAIALFLSLVTFAASILYLRYQLGDAREQG; translated from the coding sequence GTGACTTCAACGATCGAACGGCCACCGGTGAAGGTCCGGGCGAGCACGCAGCGCCCGGACCGGACCGGGGCCCGGATGGCGCCGCTGTTCGGATTGCCTGCCGCCGGCGTGGTCGCACTGCTGTTGTACCTGCCGTTCCTGTGGACGACGTACGTCAGCTTCACGCAGTACGACGGACTGGCGTCGCCGGTGTGGTCCGGGCTGGCGAACTACAAGGCGATGTTCAGCGACCCCGATCTGACCGGGGCGCTCGTCAACACGCTGCTGTGGGTCGTCGGGATGGTGACCCTGCCCGTAGTACTCGGGCTGCTGATCGCAGTACTGACCTATGGACACAAGTGGGGCACGTGGCTGCGGCTGCCGTTCCTGCTGCCGTACGCGATCTCCGGTGTGGCTGTCGGTGTCATCTGGGGCTTCGTGCTCCAGCCCGACGGCGCACTGGGGCAGGCGCTCGGGTTCTTCGGGCTGCCAGGTGCTCACACGGGCTGGCTGCAGGCCGGTCCCGGCAACACGCTGATGATGATCGTGGCTGTCACCTGGCAGGCAGCCGGTGTGAACGCCTTGCTGTTCGTGGTCGGGTTGCAGTCGATCCCGGGCGAGCCGCTCGAGGCAGCGCGGCTGGACGGTGCGGAGGGCTTCAGTCTGTTCCGCCACCACCTCTGGCCGCAGCTCCGCCCGATCACGACGGTGGTCATCGGGTTGTCGATCGTCGGCAGCCTGAAGACGTTCGATGTGGTGTGGGTGATGACGCAGGGCGGTCCCGGTACGTCGTCCGAGACGCTGGCGCTGTCCATGTACAAGGAGACTTTCGTGCTGAACGATTACGGCCAGGGTGCGGCGATCGCGCTGTTCCTCAGCCTGGTCACGTTCGCGGCATCGATCCTGTACCTGCGCTACCAGTTGGGGGATGCCCGTGAGCAGGGTTAA
- a CDS encoding DUF4185 domain-containing protein: MSTNWTARTTPHVAPESLLNAYSNTGKGWTGADSTYSVALPGGRTAWIFSDTFLGPVNPDGSRPTTAPFINNSFVIQQGKSLKTVTGGTPSSPTALIPPPSDGWYWIGAAQTSHAGRDLDVTALRFVKTGTGQWDWHWASNYLARFDSKTFKLKSLTPLPSAANVQWSGWLLRDRGYTYIYGVEDLGSSKYQHVARVRGDDLTAKPWEYWTGSGWSSDEAASVRVLEGVANEHSVTQFKDGYLLVTHDTKELFSKRVVGYFSCSPTGPWVKPVELYQTPETGGNIITYNSHEHPDLRRGNELLVSYNVNSLVSDDLYGDVSIYRPRFLGVTLAAAK, encoded by the coding sequence GTGAGCACGAACTGGACCGCGCGGACGACGCCGCACGTCGCGCCCGAGAGCCTGCTGAACGCCTACAGCAACACCGGGAAGGGGTGGACCGGCGCGGACAGCACCTACTCCGTCGCGCTCCCCGGCGGGCGGACGGCGTGGATCTTCTCCGACACGTTCCTCGGGCCGGTCAACCCGGACGGCAGCCGCCCGACGACCGCGCCGTTCATCAACAACTCGTTCGTGATCCAGCAGGGCAAGAGCCTGAAGACCGTCACCGGCGGTACGCCGTCCAGCCCGACCGCGCTCATCCCGCCGCCGTCCGACGGCTGGTACTGGATCGGTGCCGCCCAGACCAGTCACGCCGGCCGGGACCTCGACGTGACCGCGCTGCGGTTCGTGAAGACCGGGACGGGCCAATGGGACTGGCACTGGGCCAGCAACTACCTCGCCCGCTTCGACAGCAAAACCTTCAAGCTCAAGTCGCTCACCCCGCTGCCCTCGGCCGCGAACGTGCAGTGGTCCGGCTGGCTGCTGCGTGATCGCGGCTACACCTACATCTACGGCGTCGAGGACCTGGGCTCCTCGAAGTACCAGCATGTTGCCCGCGTCCGCGGTGACGACCTGACCGCAAAGCCGTGGGAGTACTGGACCGGTTCCGGCTGGTCCTCGGACGAGGCCGCGTCGGTCCGGGTGCTCGAGGGTGTGGCCAACGAGCACAGCGTGACCCAGTTCAAGGACGGCTACCTGCTGGTCACGCACGACACCAAGGAGCTGTTCAGCAAGCGCGTCGTCGGGTACTTCTCCTGCTCGCCGACCGGTCCGTGGGTGAAGCCGGTCGAGCTGTACCAGACCCCGGAGACCGGCGGGAACATCATCACGTACAACTCGCACGAGCACCCGGACCTGCGTCGCGGCAACGAACTCCTGGTCAGCTACAACGTCAACAGCCTCGTCAGTGACGACCTGTACGGCGACGTGAGCATCTACCGGCCCCGCTTCCTCGGCGTGACTCTGGCGGCGGCCAAGTGA
- a CDS encoding FadR/GntR family transcriptional regulator, whose amino-acid sequence MSTSGGVVRRSLLDDLATSMLALIAERKLSVGDQFESVRSLAERFKVAVPTVREALRRLEATGAVELRHGSGVYVGPNVGRLVLANPLALAPSADRLVELLQARALIEPPVAALAAVTRDAAALEQMEQDLSTAAELIASGDHARLAEVNMDFHRSLAQASGNATLAEVVESVTVVNAREQLEILHIHGDRQADLDEHRAIYEAVRSGDSDLAELLTREHLDGVLTVINQRLQHP is encoded by the coding sequence GTGAGTACTTCGGGTGGCGTCGTACGCCGCAGTCTGCTGGACGATCTGGCGACGTCGATGCTGGCGCTGATCGCCGAGCGGAAGCTGTCGGTCGGCGACCAGTTCGAGTCCGTGCGGTCGCTGGCGGAGCGGTTCAAGGTCGCCGTACCGACTGTCCGGGAGGCGCTGCGCCGGCTGGAGGCGACCGGCGCAGTGGAACTCCGGCACGGCTCCGGTGTGTACGTCGGTCCGAACGTCGGCCGTCTGGTGCTGGCCAACCCCCTCGCCCTGGCGCCGAGTGCGGACCGATTGGTCGAGCTCCTGCAGGCTCGCGCGCTGATCGAGCCGCCGGTTGCCGCACTGGCCGCAGTGACGCGTGACGCGGCCGCACTCGAGCAGATGGAACAGGACCTCAGTACTGCGGCCGAGCTGATCGCATCCGGCGACCACGCCCGGCTGGCCGAGGTGAACATGGACTTCCACCGCTCACTGGCACAGGCGTCCGGCAACGCCACCTTGGCCGAGGTGGTCGAGTCGGTGACCGTCGTGAACGCACGGGAGCAGCTGGAGATCCTGCACATCCACGGCGACCGCCAGGCCGACCTGGACGAGCACCGCGCGATCTACGAAGCGGTCCGCTCCGGCGACTCAGACCTCGCCGAGCTCCTCACCCGCGAACACCTCGACGGCGTACTGACCGTCATCAACCAAAGACTTCAGCACCCCTGA